In Colwellia sp. M166, a genomic segment contains:
- the galU gene encoding UTP--glucose-1-phosphate uridylyltransferase GalU: protein MPNKITKAVIPVAGLGTRMLPATKAIPKEMLPIVDKPLIQYIVNECIAAGIKEIVLVTHSSKNAIENHFDKSFELETTLEKRVKRQLLDEIQAICPKDVTILHVRQGEAKGLGHAVLKARPIIGNEPFVVVLPDVILDDATADLKTENLAAMLSRYNEVGGYSQIMVEPVPMEQVSSYGVVDCGGVDLAPGQSQPMTAIVEKPAMEDAPSNLAVVGRYVLSEKIWDLLKLTPPGAGDEIQLTDAIAMLMEKETVEAFHMTGKSHDCGSKLGYMKANVEYGLRHPEMADEFRSYLTELMNS from the coding sequence ATGCCAAATAAGATCACAAAAGCGGTAATACCTGTCGCAGGTTTAGGTACTCGAATGTTGCCAGCAACTAAAGCTATTCCAAAAGAAATGCTGCCGATTGTTGATAAACCCCTTATTCAATACATTGTTAATGAATGTATTGCTGCCGGTATTAAAGAAATTGTGTTAGTTACGCATTCTTCTAAAAACGCCATTGAAAATCATTTTGATAAATCATTTGAGCTGGAAACGACATTAGAAAAGCGTGTTAAGCGCCAGTTACTTGATGAAATTCAAGCAATATGTCCAAAAGATGTCACCATTTTGCATGTTCGCCAAGGTGAAGCAAAAGGTTTGGGTCATGCGGTATTAAAAGCTCGACCGATTATTGGTAATGAACCGTTTGTGGTGGTGTTGCCTGATGTTATTTTAGATGATGCGACTGCAGATTTAAAAACTGAAAATTTAGCCGCGATGTTAAGCCGTTATAACGAGGTAGGTGGTTACAGCCAAATTATGGTTGAGCCTGTTCCTATGGAGCAAGTCAGTAGTTACGGTGTGGTCGATTGTGGTGGTGTTGATCTCGCACCTGGCCAGTCACAACCCATGACTGCTATTGTTGAAAAGCCAGCGATGGAAGACGCGCCGTCAAATCTCGCTGTGGTTGGCCGTTATGTGTTATCTGAAAAAATTTGGGATTTATTAAAACTAACACCGCCTGGTGCGGGTGATGAAATTCAATTAACTGATGCTATTGCGATGCTAATGGAAAAAGAAACCGTTGAAGCATTTCATATGACAGGTAAGTCACATGATTGTGGTTCTAAGTTAGGTTATATGAAAGCCAATGTTGAATATGGTTTACGTCACCCAGAAATGGCTGATGAATTTAGAAGTTATTTGACTGAGTTGATGAATAGTTAA
- the pgi gene encoding glucose-6-phosphate isomerase has product MDIEYLTKLSTKARIRELFSLFSDDARSDNYSVSAAGLFLDYAKQNIVDSEFAPLFTLAEQVDLAGKIAAQFAGDELNCTEQRAVLHTVLRAPDAMKHDVLGAEAQEVIDTEAKMAKIVDDVQSGNVRSITGEKFTDILAIGIGGSYYGVKVALSALVPYHQQGLKAHVLANVDGDAAQEKFAKLNASTTLVVVISKTFSTQETLLNATIVKAWMLKALADSDNSPADIIAQHWYAVSTNIAAATQFGINAENILPMWDWVGGRFSLWSAVGLPLALIIGNTHFNALKAGAHAMDEHFKHATFEQNMPVIMALLGVWNRNGLGYPSLAILPYNHALRALPGYLQQTDMESNGKSVDNNGNKLNYLTAPVVFGQEGTNGQHAFMQLMHQSADIIPTDFILSLAPTSEHLANHDALVANCFAQSEALMQGKTLAQAEQELRLSGADEAEIKRLASHKTMKGNTPSNTLLMQQLDPKSLGALLALYEHKIFVQGVIWQVNSYDQWGVELGKQLGKEVLNVMAKPMAEIDSTTLSASSLALIRRYKHNLGNS; this is encoded by the coding sequence ATGGATATTGAGTATTTAACCAAGCTAAGTACTAAAGCGCGGATACGTGAGTTGTTTTCACTGTTTAGTGATGATGCACGAAGTGACAATTATTCGGTTTCGGCAGCGGGTTTATTTTTAGATTATGCTAAGCAAAATATTGTTGATAGCGAGTTTGCGCCGTTATTTACTTTGGCTGAGCAAGTTGACCTTGCCGGTAAAATAGCGGCTCAGTTTGCGGGTGATGAATTAAACTGCACTGAACAACGTGCGGTATTACATACGGTATTACGTGCGCCAGATGCGATGAAACATGATGTTTTAGGTGCAGAGGCGCAAGAGGTTATTGATACTGAAGCTAAAATGGCGAAGATTGTTGATGATGTGCAATCAGGTAATGTTCGCTCGATTACAGGCGAAAAGTTTACTGATATTCTCGCGATAGGTATTGGTGGCTCTTATTATGGCGTAAAAGTGGCCTTGTCAGCACTGGTTCCTTATCATCAGCAAGGTTTGAAAGCCCATGTGCTAGCCAATGTTGATGGTGACGCTGCACAAGAAAAATTTGCTAAACTTAATGCCTCAACCACACTCGTGGTGGTTATTTCTAAAACCTTTTCTACTCAAGAAACTCTACTGAACGCCACTATCGTTAAAGCGTGGATGCTTAAAGCTTTAGCTGATAGCGATAATTCACCTGCTGACATTATTGCTCAACACTGGTATGCGGTAAGCACTAATATTGCGGCTGCGACACAATTTGGTATAAATGCGGAAAACATTTTGCCTATGTGGGATTGGGTAGGGGGCCGATTTTCGTTATGGTCAGCGGTGGGTTTACCACTGGCATTGATCATTGGTAATACGCATTTTAATGCTTTAAAAGCCGGTGCTCACGCGATGGACGAGCATTTTAAACATGCAACGTTTGAGCAGAATATGCCCGTTATTATGGCATTATTAGGTGTTTGGAATCGTAACGGTTTAGGCTACCCGAGTTTAGCTATTTTACCTTACAACCATGCGCTCAGGGCTTTGCCGGGGTATTTGCAACAAACAGATATGGAAAGTAATGGTAAATCTGTTGATAATAATGGCAACAAGTTAAATTATTTAACTGCGCCGGTAGTTTTTGGTCAAGAGGGCACGAACGGTCAGCACGCTTTTATGCAATTAATGCATCAAAGTGCTGATATTATTCCCACTGATTTTATTTTATCACTGGCTCCTACCAGTGAACATTTAGCTAATCATGATGCCTTAGTGGCAAATTGTTTTGCGCAAAGCGAAGCGCTAATGCAAGGTAAAACCTTAGCACAAGCCGAACAAGAGCTGCGTTTATCTGGCGCAGATGAAGCTGAGATTAAAAGGCTCGCTAGCCATAAAACCATGAAAGGCAACACCCCAAGTAACACTTTATTGATGCAGCAGCTTGATCCGAAATCGCTAGGTGCGCTGTTGGCGCTTTATGAGCATAAAATATTTGTCCAAGGCGTTATCTGGCAAGTAAATTCTTACGATCAGTGGGGCGTAGAATTAGGCAAACAGCTAGGTAAAGAAGTACTAAATGTTATGGCTAAGCCGATGGCCGAAATTGATAGTACAACACTCTCTGCTTCCTCATTAGCACTGATCCGTCGCTATAAACATAATTTAGGTAACAGCTAA
- the rfbB gene encoding dTDP-glucose 4,6-dehydratase gives MKRLLVTGGAGFIGANFVHYWMAKYPTDKVVVLDALTYAGNVANLDSVKDQANFTFVHGNICDQGLIETLLLEHGIDTLVHFAAESHVDRSITGPDAFIETNIIGTYSLLKAAKKVWLDGESIHEGHRFHHVSTDEVYGTLSSTDPAFTEDTAYAPNSPYSASKAASDHLVRAYHHTYGLNVTTSNCSNNYGPFHFPEKLIPLVITNILHDKALPIYGDGQQIRDWLYVEDHAYGIDLVLQNGRVGENYNIGGDNEWANIDIVKTISKLVEHEFVKNTNLATRFPAAKAAMAQNTESLITYVKDRLGHDRRYAIDATKTNNELSYQPKESFETGIAKTVAWYLNNEAWWQSVMDGSYQNWIAEQYS, from the coding sequence ATGAAAAGATTATTAGTTACAGGTGGTGCGGGTTTTATTGGTGCTAACTTTGTGCACTATTGGATGGCTAAATATCCGACTGATAAAGTCGTGGTGCTTGATGCACTAACTTATGCCGGCAATGTTGCTAACTTAGATTCTGTAAAAGACCAAGCTAACTTTACCTTTGTGCACGGTAATATTTGCGACCAGGGGTTAATTGAAACATTACTGCTTGAACATGGTATTGATACCTTAGTGCATTTTGCGGCGGAATCTCATGTTGACCGCTCAATTACTGGCCCAGATGCATTTATTGAAACCAATATCATCGGCACGTATAGTTTACTTAAAGCGGCTAAAAAAGTGTGGTTAGACGGCGAGAGTATTCATGAAGGCCATCGTTTTCATCATGTATCTACCGATGAAGTATATGGCACGCTTTCATCTACTGACCCTGCTTTTACCGAAGATACGGCGTACGCCCCTAATTCACCTTATTCTGCCAGTAAAGCAGCAAGTGATCACTTAGTGCGTGCTTATCATCATACTTATGGCTTAAATGTTACTACCAGTAATTGTTCAAATAATTATGGGCCATTTCATTTTCCTGAAAAGCTTATTCCTTTAGTTATTACTAATATTTTGCACGATAAAGCCTTGCCAATATACGGAGATGGCCAACAAATTAGAGACTGGCTATACGTTGAAGATCACGCTTACGGCATTGATTTAGTTTTACAAAATGGCCGAGTTGGTGAAAATTACAATATTGGTGGCGACAATGAATGGGCAAATATTGATATTGTTAAAACTATTTCAAAATTGGTTGAACATGAGTTTGTTAAAAACACAAATTTAGCTACCCGTTTTCCGGCGGCTAAAGCGGCGATGGCGCAAAACACTGAATCACTTATTACTTACGTGAAAGACCGGCTTGGCCACGACCGTCGTTATGCCATTGACGCGACTAAAACCAACAATGAGTTGAGCTACCAACCGAAAGAGTCATTTGAAACGGGTATTGCTAAAACCGTTGCTTGGTATTTAAATAATGAAGCTTGGTGGCAGAGTGTGATGGATGGCTCATACCAAAACTGGATAGCAGAGCAATATTCATAA
- the rfbD gene encoding dTDP-4-dehydrorhamnose reductase, with protein sequence MKIIVIGKSGQLAWELAQLSTPEHEIVCFGRDDVNLEDVTALTNMLHLHNAAGVINASAYTAVDKAESDVENAFMLNAKAVGNLAQACKALAVPLVHVSTDFVFHGDKGSPYLPSDKINPLGVYGASKAQGEQLIADIYPERSAIIRTSWVYSTHGNNFVKTMLNLMASKPELGVISDQIGSPTYAKGLAETCIACLNNQVIGIHHYTDSGVASWFDLAVAIQNFGLELGLLDKRIAIKPITTAQYPTPAKRPHYSVMDKASLANALPEISLTHWQEQLKAMLTALKVEREAQLAFIN encoded by the coding sequence ATGAAAATAATTGTTATTGGAAAATCTGGCCAGCTTGCTTGGGAATTAGCCCAGCTTTCGACGCCTGAGCATGAAATCGTTTGTTTTGGGCGAGATGATGTTAACCTTGAAGATGTAACTGCGCTTACTAACATGTTGCATCTTCATAATGCTGCAGGTGTTATTAATGCGTCTGCTTATACCGCAGTAGATAAAGCTGAAAGCGATGTTGAAAATGCTTTTATGCTTAACGCAAAAGCTGTGGGTAATTTAGCCCAAGCCTGTAAAGCCTTAGCTGTCCCGCTTGTACATGTTTCAACTGATTTTGTGTTTCATGGTGATAAAGGCTCGCCTTATTTACCAAGTGATAAAATAAACCCACTAGGTGTATATGGCGCGAGTAAAGCCCAAGGTGAACAGCTAATTGCCGATATTTATCCCGAGCGTAGCGCTATTATTCGGACGTCTTGGGTGTATTCCACGCACGGCAATAACTTTGTAAAAACCATGTTGAATTTAATGGCGTCTAAACCAGAACTTGGTGTTATCAGTGACCAAATAGGTAGCCCAACTTATGCGAAAGGCCTAGCGGAAACATGTATTGCATGCCTGAATAACCAAGTGATTGGTATTCATCATTATACAGATTCGGGTGTGGCAAGTTGGTTTGATTTGGCTGTGGCAATTCAAAACTTTGGCTTGGAGCTTGGCTTGTTAGATAAAAGAATAGCTATTAAGCCGATCACCACTGCGCAATATCCAACGCCTGCTAAACGCCCACATTATAGTGTGATGGATAAAGCGAGTTTAGCAAACGCTTTACCGGAAATATCGTTAACACACTGGCAAGAACAGTTAAAAGCTATGTTGACAGCGCTAAAAGTAGAGCGTGAAGCACAATTAGCGTTTATTAATTAG
- a CDS encoding nucleotidyltransferase substrate binding protein, translated as MSNFNLALNGLSEAVNLNKERPLSKLEEQGLIQAFEYNYELAWNVIKDFYEAQAEVGIQGSRDAIRIAFKRGLIDNGSLWMEMIKSRVLTSHTYNRETAAKISAQIINEYYDAFVLLNTKLNDLQTKDQSLL; from the coding sequence TTGAGTAATTTTAATTTAGCCCTTAATGGGTTATCTGAGGCTGTAAATTTAAATAAAGAACGCCCACTCAGTAAACTGGAAGAGCAAGGCTTAATTCAGGCCTTTGAATATAACTATGAGTTAGCCTGGAATGTTATTAAAGATTTTTATGAAGCGCAGGCGGAAGTTGGTATTCAAGGTAGTCGTGATGCTATTCGTATAGCCTTTAAACGCGGTCTAATTGATAATGGCAGTTTATGGATGGAAATGATTAAAAGTAGAGTGCTAACTTCACATACTTATAATCGTGAAACTGCTGCTAAAATATCTGCACAAATTATTAATGAGTATTACGATGCTTTTGTCTTGCTGAATACCAAATTAAATGATCTTCAAACAAAAGATCAGAGTTTACTTTAA
- a CDS encoding nucleotidyltransferase domain-containing protein yields the protein MFGLEPDAIDAIKAIFRKYSTIDTVILYGSRAKGNFKIGSDIDITLLGEKLTYKDLINISIELDDLLLPYEFDLSIYEDIDSNSLLEHIKRVGVEFYRKAGKEKRYS from the coding sequence ATGTTTGGCTTAGAACCTGATGCTATTGATGCCATTAAAGCTATATTTAGAAAATACTCAACTATTGATACGGTAATACTTTATGGCTCGAGAGCAAAGGGAAACTTTAAGATAGGGTCTGATATTGATATAACGCTTTTAGGTGAAAAATTGACTTATAAAGACCTAATTAATATTAGTATTGAGTTAGATGATTTACTCTTACCTTATGAGTTTGACTTGTCGATTTATGAAGATATAGACAGTAATAGTTTACTTGAACATATTAAGCGAGTTGGTGTAGAGTTTTATCGTAAAGCGGGAAAAGAAAAGAGATATAGCTAA